A part of Aegilops tauschii subsp. strangulata cultivar AL8/78 chromosome 2, Aet v6.0, whole genome shotgun sequence genomic DNA contains:
- the LOC109754391 gene encoding fruit bromelain-like, translating to MAPIHSNSSRRLDGTVLALLLVLVAATAFVGAAAARGDALAARHERWMAKYGRAYTDAAEKLHRQEVFAANARHVDAVNRAGNRTYTLGLNQFSDLTNEEFVEKHLGYRHQPGGLRPEDTPVAAVNMSKAQFQSTPDSLDWRAQGAVTQVKNQAPCGSCWAFAAVAATEGLVQIATGNLISMSEQQVLDCTGDTSTCKGGSVIAALRYVAASGGLQPEAAYAYTGQQGACRSVMPNSAASVGAPRWVGLNGDEDALRELAASQPVAVGVEADPDFQHYKSGVFVGSSSCGQNLNHAVTVVGYGADGGGQEYWLVKNQWGTGWGEGGYMRLTRGNGGNCGMATVAYYPTVDSS from the exons ATGGCGCCGATTCACAGTAACAGCTCTCGCCGCCTCGACGGCACGGTGCTTGCGCTTCTGCTCGTGCTCGTGGCCGCCACTGCCTTTGTCGGCGCTGCCGCAGCGCGAGGGGACGCGCTGGCCGCCCGGCACGAGCGGTGGATGGCCAAGTACGGGCGCGCGTACACCGACGCTGCCGAGAAATTGCACCGGCAGGAGGTGTTCGCGGCCAACGCGCGCCACGTAGACGCTGTCAACCGGGCGGGCAACCGGACGTACACCCTCGGGCTCAACCAGTTCTCCGACCTCACCAACGAAGAGTTCGTGGAGAAGCACCTCGGGTACCGTCACCAGCCGGGCGGGCTCCGTCCCGAGGACACGCCGGTGGCCGCGGTGAACATGTCCAAGGCTCAGTTCCAGTCCACGCCGGACAGCTTGGACTGGAGGGCCCAGGGCGCCGTCACCCAAGTCAAGAACCAAGCCCCATGTG GGAGTTGCTGGGCGTtcgcggcggtggcggcgaccGAGGGGCTCGTACAGATCGCCACCGGCAACCTCATCTCCATGTCAGAGCAGCAGGTGCTCGACTGCACGGGCGACACTAGCACCTGCAAGGGTGGCTCCGTCATCGCCGCCCTACGTTACGTCGCCGCAAGCGGCGGCCTGCAGCCGGAGGCAGCCTACGCGTATACCGGCCAGCAGGGCGCGTGCCGCAGCGTCATGCCAAATTCGGCCGCCTCCGTTGGCGCCCCCCGCTGGGTGGGCCTGAACGGCGATGAGGACGCGTTGCGGGAGCTGGCTGCCAGCCAACCGGTGGCCGTGGGCGTGGAGGCGGACCCTGACTTTCAGCACTACAAGAGCGGCGTGTTCGTCGGTAGTTCGTCGTGCGGGCAGAACCTGAACCACGCCGTGACGGTGGTGGGGTACGGGGCGGACGGCGGCGGGCAGGAGTACTGGTTGGTGAAGAACCAGTGGGGGACGGGGTGGGGTGAGGGGGGCTATATGCGCCTCACGCGCGGGAACGGCGGAAACTGCGGCATGGCCACCGTTGCCTACTATCCGACCGTGGACAGCTCTTAA